In one Pseudomonas sp. MM211 genomic region, the following are encoded:
- a CDS encoding DUF2878 domain-containing protein, protein MPKNLLNAILFQIGWFACVLGGGPWLWLVAVIMLVHLFYIGSWQREGKLLVSVFLMGSAVDSFLLQLGIFDFGETRLLIPLWLALLWLLLGTTLCHCLAWTAQPWWRASLLGAGFAPLSYYAGATLSGVSFPYGTTITLAVLALIWAAVLPTLHGFARLYAADNRPA, encoded by the coding sequence GTGCCTAAAAACCTGCTCAACGCCATCCTCTTTCAAATCGGCTGGTTCGCCTGTGTACTCGGCGGCGGCCCCTGGTTGTGGTTGGTGGCGGTGATCATGCTGGTGCACCTGTTTTACATCGGCAGTTGGCAGCGCGAAGGCAAGTTGCTGGTGAGCGTGTTTCTGATGGGCAGTGCAGTGGACAGTTTTCTACTGCAGCTCGGGATCTTCGATTTCGGCGAAACTCGCCTGCTCATTCCCCTGTGGCTCGCGCTGCTGTGGCTGCTGCTCGGCACCACGCTATGCCACTGCCTGGCCTGGACAGCGCAGCCCTGGTGGCGCGCCAGCCTGCTCGGCGCCGGCTTCGCGCCACTCTCTTACTACGCGGGCGCCACCCTGAGCGGGGTGAGTTTTCCTTACGGCACCACCATCACCCTGGCCGTGCTGGCGCTAATCTGGGCGGCAGTACTGCCGACGCTGCACGGCTTTGCCAGGCTCTACGCCGCGGACAACCGCCCAGCTTGA
- a CDS encoding YkgJ family cysteine cluster protein gives MSTDDYIPHTQIPESTEVSCSTCAACCCQLEVILITDTGVPQRFIDNDEWGGEVMLRLDDGWCAALDRDTMRCTIYSVRPLLCREYEMGAPECLEERRGIINAYR, from the coding sequence ATGAGCACCGACGACTACATCCCCCATACGCAGATTCCCGAAAGCACCGAGGTCAGCTGTAGCACCTGTGCGGCCTGCTGCTGCCAGCTGGAAGTGATACTGATCACCGATACCGGCGTACCACAGCGCTTCATCGACAACGATGAGTGGGGCGGCGAGGTGATGCTCCGGCTGGATGACGGTTGGTGCGCAGCACTGGATCGCGACACCATGCGCTGCACGATCTACTCGGTGCGCCCACTGCTTTGCCGCGAGTATGAAATGGGCGCCCCCGAGTGCCTGGAAGAACGCCGCGGCATCATCAATGCCTATCGCTGA
- the prmC gene encoding peptide chain release factor N(5)-glutamine methyltransferase, with the protein MASIESLLNAAELPDSPSARVDAELLLAHALGKPRSYLRTWADREVEADAAARFAASLVRRRDGEPVAYILGRQGFWSLDLDVAPHTLIPRPDTELLVETTLALLPGGPARVLDLGTGTGAIALALASERPAWQVTGVDRVDKAVALAEGNRARLGLHNAAFASSHWFDGLGGERYALIVSNPPYIANDDRHLGEGDVRFEPNSALVSGIDGLDDIRSIIEQAPAHLMAPGWLLLEHGFDQAEAVRELLGNRGFTEVHSRRDLANHERISLGRWPHE; encoded by the coding sequence ATGGCTTCCATTGAGTCTTTATTGAATGCCGCTGAGCTACCGGACTCGCCCAGCGCCCGTGTGGATGCCGAGCTGTTGCTCGCCCACGCTCTCGGCAAGCCGCGCAGCTATCTGCGCACCTGGGCGGATCGTGAGGTCGAGGCCGACGCGGCTGCACGATTCGCCGCCAGCCTGGTGCGCCGCCGTGACGGTGAGCCGGTGGCTTATATTCTCGGCCGGCAGGGCTTCTGGAGCCTGGATCTGGACGTCGCGCCGCATACCCTGATTCCACGCCCGGATACCGAACTGTTGGTGGAAACCACGCTGGCGCTGTTGCCTGGCGGCCCGGCACGGGTGCTCGACCTGGGCACCGGCACCGGCGCCATCGCCCTGGCTCTGGCCAGCGAGCGTCCGGCCTGGCAGGTGACCGGAGTCGATCGGGTCGACAAGGCCGTGGCGTTGGCGGAAGGTAATCGCGCGCGCCTGGGTCTGCACAACGCCGCGTTCGCCTCCAGCCACTGGTTCGACGGGCTGGGCGGCGAGCGTTATGCATTGATCGTCAGCAATCCCCCTTATATCGCCAATGACGACCGTCATCTGGGCGAGGGCGATGTGCGTTTCGAGCCGAACAGCGCACTGGTATCGGGCATCGATGGGCTGGACGATATCCGTTCGATCATCGAGCAGGCGCCGGCGCATCTGATGGCCCCCGGCTGGTTGCTGCTCGAACATGGCTTCGATCAGGCCGAGGCGGTGCGTGAGCTGCTTGGCAATCGCGGATTCACCGAGGTTCACAGCCGCCGCGATCTGGCCAATCATGAACGCATCAGCCTGGGGCGGTGGCCGCATGAATGA
- a CDS encoding molybdopterin-synthase adenylyltransferase MoeB — MNEHLSDEELLRYSRQILLSQVDIDGQLRLKSSRVLIVGLGGLGSPVALYLAAAGVGELHLADFDSVDLSNLQRQIAHDTASIGQSKVDSALARLAAINPGIQLRAHRQALDADSLAAAVTAVDLVLDCSDNFTTREAVNATCVAARRPLVSGAAIRLEGQLSVFDPRRADSPCYHCLYGHGSEAELTCSEAGVAGPLVGMVGSLQALEALKLLAGFGEPLVGRLLLIDAFGSRFRELRVKRDPGCAVCAGNSHE, encoded by the coding sequence ATGAATGAACACTTGAGTGACGAAGAGCTGCTGCGCTACAGCCGGCAGATCCTGCTGTCGCAGGTCGATATCGACGGCCAACTGCGGCTCAAGAGCAGCCGCGTGCTGATCGTCGGCCTCGGTGGGCTCGGTTCGCCGGTGGCGCTGTATCTGGCGGCGGCCGGGGTCGGTGAGCTGCACCTGGCGGACTTCGACAGCGTCGACCTGAGCAACCTGCAACGGCAGATCGCCCACGACACCGCCAGCATCGGCCAGAGCAAGGTGGATTCGGCGTTGGCGCGGCTGGCGGCGATCAACCCCGGCATTCAGCTACGTGCCCACCGCCAGGCGCTGGATGCGGACTCCCTCGCAGCGGCGGTGACGGCGGTCGATCTGGTGCTCGATTGCTCGGACAACTTCACCACCCGCGAGGCGGTGAACGCGACCTGTGTTGCCGCCCGCAGGCCGCTGGTCAGTGGCGCCGCGATCCGCCTGGAAGGGCAGTTGTCGGTGTTCGACCCGCGACGTGCCGACAGCCCCTGTTATCACTGTCTGTATGGCCATGGCAGCGAAGCCGAGCTGACCTGCAGCGAAGCCGGTGTGGCTGGCCCGTTGGTGGGTATGGTCGGCAGCCTGCAGGCACTGGAAGCCCTGAAGTTGCTAGCCGGTTTCGGTGAGCCGCTGGTGGGGCGGCTGCTGCTGATCGATGCCTTTGGCTCGCGCTTTCGCGAACTGCGGGTCAAGCGCGATCCGGGGTGTGCGGTCTGTGCAGGCAACAGCCATGAGTGA
- a CDS encoding DUF1365 domain-containing protein produces MNSALYSGWVQHRRFSPRAHQFRYRMGLLYLDLDELDQVLSLSPLSGHSRWAPFSLRERDFLPGHIDQGVRLIEAVRHLVEKALGKRPNGAIYLLAQPRGWGLAFNPASFFYCHDEAGRLAAILVEVRNTPWHERYHYVLPVSGEGHQRVRVDKAFHVSPFLPRNLEYRMAFSPVGERLGIHMADWQSEEKLFDATLNLHRQPLHRAAVHRYLVSFPWMTGKTLAAIYWQALRLLLKRIPLFNHQAANGDFQIAQPVEDVHHEKP; encoded by the coding sequence ATGAATAGCGCGCTGTACAGCGGCTGGGTGCAGCACCGGCGCTTCTCGCCGCGCGCGCACCAGTTTCGCTATCGCATGGGCCTGCTGTACCTGGATCTGGACGAACTGGATCAGGTGCTATCCCTGTCGCCACTCTCCGGTCACAGCCGCTGGGCACCATTTTCCCTGCGCGAACGCGACTTCCTACCGGGGCACATTGACCAGGGCGTACGCCTGATCGAAGCCGTACGCCACCTTGTGGAAAAGGCCTTGGGTAAACGTCCGAACGGGGCGATCTACCTTCTCGCCCAGCCTCGTGGCTGGGGCCTGGCGTTCAACCCGGCGAGTTTCTTCTACTGCCACGATGAAGCCGGCAGGCTAGCGGCGATCCTCGTCGAGGTACGCAACACACCGTGGCACGAGCGCTACCACTATGTGCTGCCGGTCTCGGGTGAGGGTCATCAGCGGGTGCGCGTCGACAAGGCGTTCCACGTTTCGCCGTTTCTGCCCCGCAATCTCGAATACCGCATGGCGTTCAGCCCGGTAGGCGAACGGTTGGGCATTCACATGGCGGACTGGCAGTCTGAGGAAAAACTATTCGACGCCACCCTGAATCTGCACCGCCAACCCCTGCACCGCGCAGCCGTACACCGCTACCTGGTGAGTTTTCCGTGGATGACCGGCAAGACCCTGGCAGCCATCTATTGGCAGGCCTTGCGCCTGCTGCTCAAACGAATCCCCCTGTTCAATCACCAGGCTGCCAACGGCGACTTCCAGATAGCCCAGCCAGTCGAGGACGTGCACCATGAAAAGCCCTGA
- the prfA gene encoding peptide chain release factor 1 has protein sequence MKASLINKLDVLHDRFEEVTALLGDAEVIGNQNQFRAYSKEYAEIEPVIMAFREFRRVQADLEGAQALLKDSDPDMREMAEEEVDTAKARLLELEDSLQRMLLPKDPNDGRNVFLEVRAGTGGDEAAIFSGDLFRMYSRYAEKQGWRVEVLSANEGEHGGFKEVIARVEGDNVFAKLKFESGAHRVQRVPETESQGRIHTSACTVAVLPEPDEQMAIEINPADLRVDTYRSSGAGGQHVNTTDSAIRITHIPTGTVVECQEERSQHKNRAKAMAWLSAKLKDQQDAAAHKEISDTRKLLVGSGDRSERIRTYNFPQGRVTDHRINLTLYSLNEVIAGGVDAVIEPLLAEYQADQLAALGD, from the coding sequence ATGAAAGCTTCGCTGATCAATAAGCTCGACGTATTGCACGATCGCTTCGAAGAAGTCACGGCGCTGCTCGGTGATGCCGAAGTGATTGGCAACCAGAACCAGTTCCGCGCCTATTCCAAGGAATACGCCGAGATCGAACCGGTGATCATGGCGTTCCGCGAGTTCCGCAGGGTGCAGGCTGATCTGGAGGGTGCCCAGGCGTTGCTCAAGGACAGCGACCCGGACATGCGCGAAATGGCCGAGGAAGAAGTCGACACCGCCAAGGCTCGCCTCCTCGAACTGGAAGACAGCCTGCAGCGCATGCTGCTGCCCAAAGACCCCAACGACGGTCGCAACGTGTTCCTCGAAGTGCGTGCCGGCACCGGCGGCGACGAAGCGGCGATCTTCTCCGGTGACCTGTTCCGCATGTACTCGCGCTATGCCGAGAAGCAGGGCTGGCGCGTCGAGGTGCTGTCGGCCAACGAAGGCGAGCACGGCGGCTTCAAGGAAGTGATCGCCCGGGTCGAGGGCGACAATGTGTTCGCCAAGCTCAAGTTCGAATCCGGCGCGCACCGTGTGCAGCGTGTCCCGGAAACCGAATCCCAGGGCCGCATCCATACCTCGGCTTGCACCGTGGCAGTGTTGCCCGAGCCGGATGAACAGATGGCCATCGAGATCAACCCGGCCGATCTGCGCGTCGACACCTACCGCTCTTCGGGCGCCGGTGGTCAACACGTCAACACCACCGATTCGGCGATCCGCATCACTCACATTCCCACCGGTACGGTGGTCGAGTGTCAGGAAGAGCGTTCGCAGCACAAGAACCGCGCCAAGGCCATGGCCTGGCTGTCGGCCAAGCTCAAGGATCAGCAGGACGCCGCCGCGCACAAGGAAATCTCCGACACGCGCAAGCTGCTGGTCGGTTCCGGTGACCGCTCCGAGCGTATCCGTACCTACAATTTCCCCCAGGGCCGAGTCACCGATCACCGCATCAATCTGACCCTGTATTCGCTCAATGAAGTAATCGCCGGTGGCGTCGACGCAGTGATCGAACCGCTGCTCGCCGAGTACCAGGCCGACCAGCTGGCCGCGCTCGGCGATTGA
- a CDS encoding SAM-dependent methyltransferase: protein MKSPDLTSAKRSVRASAGIGASLLRGAVLRQLRGLRHGSLLITENGEHLQFGDSHASMSAHIDVHDSAIWGMVASNGSIGAGEAYIHGYWSSPDLTAVIRIFASNLDLLDAMEGGLARLGRPLLHGLHWLNRNTRQGSRDNIAAHYDLGNSLFEQFLDPTMMYSAAQFQSADDSLEQAQLNKLERICQKLALSADDHLLEIGTGWGSMAIYAAQQYGCRVTTTTLSREQHAHTAQRIAEQGLQDRITLLLEDYRDLSGQFDKLVSIEMIEAVGHRFLPTYFDKCASLLKPNGLMLLQAITIRDQRYQQTKRSVDFIQRYIFPGGALPSLHTMLQIVTNKTDLNLHHMEDFGLHYARTLRLWHENLLQARHKLEHLGYDEFFFRLWEFYLCYCEGGFIERTIGTAQLLLAKPAARPQPLLGRFGA from the coding sequence ATGAAAAGCCCTGATCTGACCAGCGCCAAACGGTCGGTGCGCGCCAGCGCGGGTATCGGCGCCAGCCTCTTGCGCGGTGCGGTACTTCGCCAGTTACGCGGCCTGCGCCACGGTTCGCTGCTGATCACCGAGAATGGCGAACACCTGCAGTTCGGCGATTCGCACGCCAGCATGAGCGCGCATATCGATGTGCACGACAGTGCGATCTGGGGCATGGTCGCCAGCAATGGCTCGATCGGTGCCGGCGAGGCGTATATCCACGGGTACTGGAGTAGCCCGGATCTGACTGCTGTGATTCGCATATTCGCCAGCAACCTCGACCTGCTCGACGCCATGGAAGGCGGCCTGGCACGCCTCGGTCGCCCCCTGCTGCACGGCCTGCACTGGCTCAACCGCAACACCCGCCAAGGCTCGCGTGACAACATTGCCGCTCATTACGACCTGGGCAATAGCCTGTTCGAGCAGTTTCTCGACCCGACCATGATGTACTCCGCCGCCCAGTTCCAGAGTGCAGACGACAGCCTGGAACAGGCTCAGTTGAACAAGCTGGAGCGCATTTGCCAGAAACTGGCGCTGAGCGCCGATGACCATCTGCTAGAGATCGGTACCGGTTGGGGCAGCATGGCAATCTACGCCGCACAGCAGTACGGCTGCCGTGTGACCACCACAACACTGTCGCGCGAGCAGCACGCCCACACTGCGCAACGTATCGCCGAGCAGGGCTTGCAGGATCGCATCACCCTGTTGCTGGAGGATTACCGCGATCTTAGCGGGCAGTTCGACAAGCTGGTGTCGATCGAGATGATCGAGGCAGTCGGCCACCGCTTTCTGCCCACCTACTTCGACAAATGCGCCAGCCTGCTAAAGCCCAACGGCTTGATGCTGCTGCAGGCCATCACCATTCGCGACCAGCGCTACCAGCAGACGAAACGCAGCGTCGACTTCATCCAGCGCTACATATTCCCCGGTGGTGCCCTGCCATCGCTGCACACCATGTTGCAGATCGTCACTAACAAGACAGATCTGAACCTGCACCACATGGAAGACTTCGGCCTGCACTACGCCCGCACCTTGCGCTTATGGCACGAGAATCTGCTGCAGGCGCGACACAAACTGGAGCACCTGGGGTACGACGAATTCTTCTTCCGGCTGTGGGAGTTTTACCTCTGCTATTGCGAAGGCGGCTTTATCGAGCGCACCATCGGCACCGCTCAACTGCTGCTGGCCAAACCGGCAGCGCGCCCGCAACCGCTGCTTGGACGATTCGGTGCCTAA
- the murI gene encoding glutamate racemase, with the protein MSEAPIGVFDSGVGGLTVLREIRTLLPHESLLYVADSGHVPYGEKSAEYIRERCRVIAEFLLARDAKALVLACNTATVAGVAELRGLYPQLPIVAMEPAVKPAAAATRSGVVGVLATTGTLKSARFAALLDQFASDVRVVTQPCPGLVELIEAGELDDPRLHELLRGYVDPLLAEGCDTLILGCTHYPFLKPLLSQWLGPSISLIDTGAAVARQLQRLLSERRMLAVGPAAPEQFWCSGDPSVMQRVMPRLWGSAEQVSDFPQTR; encoded by the coding sequence ATGAGTGAAGCGCCCATCGGGGTCTTCGATTCCGGTGTCGGCGGCCTCACCGTGCTGCGTGAGATCCGCACCCTGCTGCCGCACGAGTCGCTGCTGTATGTCGCCGATAGCGGTCATGTGCCCTATGGCGAAAAGAGCGCCGAGTACATCCGCGAGCGCTGCCGGGTCATCGCCGAGTTCCTGCTGGCCCGCGATGCCAAGGCGCTGGTGCTGGCCTGCAATACCGCCACCGTGGCTGGTGTCGCCGAGCTGCGTGGGCTTTATCCACAACTGCCCATTGTCGCCATGGAGCCTGCGGTCAAACCGGCGGCGGCTGCAACGCGCTCTGGCGTGGTCGGTGTGCTGGCGACGACCGGCACGCTGAAAAGCGCACGCTTCGCCGCGCTGCTCGATCAGTTCGCCAGCGATGTGCGGGTGGTCACCCAGCCGTGTCCGGGCCTGGTGGAGTTGATCGAGGCGGGCGAGCTGGATGATCCACGGCTGCACGAGCTGCTGCGGGGCTATGTCGATCCGCTGCTCGCCGAGGGCTGCGACACGCTGATTCTCGGCTGCACCCATTACCCCTTTCTCAAGCCTTTACTGAGCCAGTGGCTGGGCCCGTCGATCAGCCTGATCGATACCGGCGCCGCCGTGGCCCGGCAATTGCAGCGCTTGCTGAGCGAGCGGCGCATGCTGGCGGTTGGCCCGGCAGCGCCAGAGCAGTTCTGGTGCAGCGGTGATCCATCGGTCATGCAAAGAGTCATGCCGCGGCTATGGGGTAGCGCCGAGCAGGTGAGTGATTTTCCCCAAACGCGTTAA
- a CDS encoding tetratricopeptide repeat protein has translation MNRPIALLTALAFLGGCQTFSPSAPDGNVPVEEPGNEAQAEAPKAYGSFSQETMLALLTAELAGQRNRFDIALNNYVQQANSTQDAGVAERGFRIAEYLGADEEALDLSLVWAKNAPSNVDAQRAAAVQLARAGRYDESMSYMERVLQRQGNTHFDFLALSAADSDPDTRAGLLQSFDRLLGKYPNDGQLLFGKALLLQQDDRPEEALKLLENSNAKHDQSAPLLLRARLLQSLGRGEEALPLLKKGMEQNPNDKRLRLTYARQLVELGRMDEARSEFSSLLQQFPEDDDLRFSLALVCLEAEAWREAIVYLEELVARDAHVDPAQYNLGRAHEALGEVDEALLAYSMVGGGNDYLPAQARMTDLLVANGRGAEASKHLAEARDSEPDYALQLYLIEAESLSKQNQSDKAWALIQQALAQYPGDLNLLYTRAMLAEPRNDLKQLEQDLRTILDREPDNAMALNALGYTLVDRTNRHQEGLKLIQQAHDLNPEDPAILDSLGWANFRLGNLAEAEKWLRQAFERYPDHEVAAHLGEALWAQDKQREARKIWRDALKEQPDSEILRSTVLRLTGSERP, from the coding sequence ATGAATAGACCCATCGCGTTGCTGACCGCCCTTGCCTTTTTGGGTGGTTGCCAGACTTTTTCGCCGTCCGCTCCGGACGGTAACGTGCCCGTGGAAGAACCGGGCAATGAAGCGCAGGCCGAGGCGCCCAAGGCGTACGGCTCGTTCAGCCAGGAAACCATGCTGGCACTGCTCACCGCCGAGTTGGCGGGACAGAGAAATCGCTTCGACATCGCCCTGAACAATTACGTCCAGCAGGCCAATTCGACTCAGGATGCAGGTGTCGCCGAGCGCGGCTTCCGTATCGCCGAATACCTGGGGGCTGACGAAGAGGCACTGGATCTTTCGCTGGTCTGGGCCAAGAACGCCCCCAGCAATGTGGACGCGCAGCGCGCTGCTGCCGTGCAGCTGGCGCGCGCCGGGCGCTATGACGAATCCATGTCGTACATGGAGCGTGTGCTGCAGCGTCAGGGCAACACCCATTTCGACTTCCTCGCCCTGTCAGCGGCGGACTCCGATCCGGACACCCGTGCCGGCCTGCTACAGAGCTTCGACCGCCTGCTCGGCAAGTACCCGAACGACGGCCAACTGCTGTTCGGCAAAGCGCTCCTCCTGCAGCAGGACGACCGCCCCGAAGAAGCCTTGAAACTGCTCGAAAATAGCAATGCCAAGCATGACCAGTCGGCTCCCCTGCTACTGCGTGCGCGCCTGCTGCAGAGCCTGGGTCGCGGCGAAGAAGCCCTGCCGCTGCTCAAGAAAGGCATGGAGCAGAACCCCAACGACAAGCGTCTGCGCCTCACCTATGCCCGCCAACTGGTCGAGCTAGGCCGTATGGACGAAGCGCGCAGCGAGTTTTCTTCGCTGCTGCAGCAATTCCCCGAAGACGATGACCTGCGCTTCTCCCTGGCGCTGGTCTGCCTGGAAGCCGAAGCCTGGCGTGAAGCCATCGTTTACCTGGAAGAACTGGTCGCGCGCGACGCCCACGTCGACCCGGCACAGTACAACCTGGGGCGTGCTCATGAAGCCCTGGGCGAAGTGGACGAAGCCCTGCTCGCCTATTCCATGGTCGGCGGCGGCAACGATTACCTGCCAGCACAGGCACGCATGACCGATCTGCTGGTCGCCAACGGCCGCGGCGCCGAAGCGTCCAAGCACCTGGCCGAAGCACGCGACAGCGAGCCGGACTATGCGCTGCAGCTGTACCTGATCGAAGCCGAGTCGCTGTCCAAGCAGAACCAGTCCGACAAGGCCTGGGCGCTGATCCAGCAGGCACTGGCGCAATACCCGGGTGACCTCAACCTGCTCTACACCCGCGCCATGCTGGCCGAGCCGCGCAACGACCTGAAGCAGTTGGAACAGGATCTGCGCACCATTCTCGACCGTGAGCCGGACAACGCCATGGCGCTCAACGCCCTCGGCTACACCCTGGTCGACCGCACGAATCGCCACCAGGAAGGCCTGAAGCTGATTCAGCAGGCTCACGACCTCAACCCTGAAGATCCGGCGATTCTCGACAGCCTGGGCTGGGCCAACTTCCGCCTGGGCAACCTGGCCGAAGCGGAAAAGTGGCTGCGCCAGGCGTTCGAACGCTACCCGGATCACGAAGTAGCCGCCCACTTGGGCGAAGCACTGTGGGCTCAAGACAAGCAGCGCGAGGCCAGAAAGATCTGGCGCGACGCGCTGAAGGAACAGCCCGACAGTGAAATTCTGCGCAGCACCGTGCTGCGCCTGACCGGATCAGAGAGGCCTTGA
- a CDS encoding acyloxyacyl hydrolase produces MKKLVGLAAAVALSLGSVTAVQAAGVTFSVGQSGDSTMVYRLGAQFDFNSRWFESSVGHLSGYWDAGYTYWEGDDTSTNHSISFAPVFVYEFAGQNVKPYLEAGIGVAAFSNTQLESNDLGSSFQFEDRIGAGLRFAGGHEVGIRAIHYSNAGIKSPNDGVEAYTVHYRLNF; encoded by the coding sequence ATGAAGAAGCTGGTTGGCTTGGCCGCTGCAGTTGCGTTGTCTCTTGGCTCGGTAACCGCCGTTCAGGCCGCAGGTGTGACCTTTTCCGTGGGTCAATCCGGTGATTCCACCATGGTTTACCGTCTTGGTGCTCAGTTCGATTTCAACAGCCGCTGGTTCGAAAGCAGCGTCGGCCATCTGAGCGGTTACTGGGATGCGGGTTACACCTATTGGGAGGGGGACGACACCTCTACCAACCACAGCATTTCCTTCGCGCCGGTATTCGTTTACGAATTCGCCGGGCAGAACGTCAAGCCCTACCTGGAAGCCGGTATCGGTGTCGCGGCGTTCTCCAACACCCAGCTCGAGTCCAACGACCTGGGTTCTTCGTTCCAGTTCGAAGACCGCATTGGTGCGGGTCTGCGTTTCGCGGGTGGTCACGAAGTCGGGATTCGTGCGATTCACTATTCCAACGCCGGCATTAAAAGCCCCAACGATGGTGTCGAGGCTTATACGGTGCACTATCGTTTGAATTTCTAA
- the hemA gene encoding glutamyl-tRNA reductase, which produces MAFIALGINHKTASVDVRERVAFTPEQLVEALQLLCRNTPSREAAILSTCNRSELYLEQDGSGVEAVLGWLADYHHLSVDELRACSYVHEDDAAVRHMMRVASGLDSMVLGEPQILGQMKSAFAVAREAGTLGPLLGRLFQATFSTAKQVRTDTAIGENPVSVAFAAVSLAKQIFSDLHRSQALLIGAGETISLVARHLHDQGIKRIVVANRTLERASSLAEQFGAHAVLLSDIPQELAHSDIVISSTASQLPILGKGAVESALKQRKHKPIFMVDIAVPRDIEPQVGELDDVYLYTVDDLHEVIEENLKSRQGAAQAAEELVAVGADDFMVRLRELAAVDVLRAYRQQAERLRDDELARAQRMLANGAAAEDVLAQLARGLTNKLLHAPSVQLKKFSADGRADALGVAQELFALEEGASSNKGMQ; this is translated from the coding sequence ATGGCCTTTATCGCCCTCGGTATCAACCACAAGACCGCTTCGGTGGACGTCCGCGAGCGCGTGGCTTTTACCCCGGAGCAGCTGGTAGAGGCGCTGCAGCTGCTTTGCCGAAATACGCCAAGCCGTGAGGCGGCAATTCTGTCGACCTGCAACCGCAGTGAGTTGTATCTGGAACAGGATGGTTCGGGCGTCGAGGCAGTGCTCGGCTGGCTGGCCGATTATCACCATTTGAGCGTCGATGAGCTGCGTGCCTGCTCATACGTCCATGAAGACGATGCGGCAGTTCGTCACATGATGCGCGTGGCCTCCGGCCTCGATTCCATGGTGCTGGGCGAACCGCAGATTCTCGGCCAGATGAAGTCCGCCTTCGCTGTGGCCCGCGAAGCCGGCACCCTCGGCCCGCTGCTCGGGCGTTTGTTTCAGGCCACCTTCAGTACCGCCAAGCAGGTGCGTACCGACACCGCCATCGGCGAGAACCCGGTATCGGTGGCGTTCGCTGCCGTGAGCCTGGCCAAGCAGATTTTCTCCGACCTGCATCGCAGCCAGGCGCTGCTGATCGGCGCGGGGGAGACCATCAGCCTGGTCGCCCGTCACCTTCACGATCAGGGGATCAAGCGAATCGTCGTGGCCAACCGTACCCTCGAACGCGCCAGCAGCCTGGCCGAACAGTTCGGCGCCCATGCCGTGCTGCTTTCCGATATTCCTCAGGAGCTGGCGCACAGCGATATCGTCATCAGCTCCACCGCCAGCCAGTTGCCGATTCTCGGCAAGGGCGCGGTGGAAAGTGCCCTGAAGCAGCGCAAGCACAAGCCGATCTTCATGGTCGACATCGCTGTACCGCGGGACATCGAACCTCAGGTCGGTGAGCTGGACGACGTCTATCTGTATACCGTCGACGACTTGCACGAAGTCATCGAGGAAAACCTCAAGAGCCGCCAGGGCGCTGCCCAGGCCGCCGAGGAGCTGGTCGCCGTCGGTGCTGACGATTTCATGGTGCGCCTGCGCGAGCTGGCCGCGGTGGATGTGTTGCGCGCCTACCGGCAGCAGGCCGAGCGTCTGCGTGACGATGAACTGGCCCGCGCCCAGCGCATGCTCGCCAATGGCGCCGCTGCCGAAGACGTGCTGGCGCAGCTGGCCCGTGGCCTGACCAACAAGTTGTTGCACGCACCCAGCGTACAATTGAAAAAATTCTCCGCCGACGGGCGCGCCGATGCGCTTGGCGTGGCCCAGGAACTCTTCGCCCTTGAAGAAGGCGCGTCGTCCAACAAAGGCATGCAATGA